In a genomic window of Syntrophales bacterium:
- a CDS encoding TrpB-like pyridoxal phosphate-dependent enzyme, which produces MEQTKILLEDREIPRQWYNILADVPTPMSPPLHPGTGEPVKAEDLAPIFPMNLIEQEVTTERWIDIPEPVLEKLILYRPSPLCRARNFEKLLGAPVKIYYKYEGVSPAGSHKPNTAIPQAYYNKVFGIKRLSTETGAGQWGSALSMACAMFGLECRVFMVRVSYEQKPYRRMMMRTWGADCFPSPSTLTQAGRNVLAEHPDSPGSLGIAISEAIEDAVTKPDSRYSLGSVLNHVLLHQSIIGLEAKKQMDKAGAYPDVVIGCAGGGSNFAGIATPFLQDKIHGKQVQVIASEPTSCPTLTRGPFAYDFGDLAKMTPLLPMYTLGHDFVPAPIHAGGLRYHGMAPVVSHLVRLGLVEPRGYHQLETFEAGVQFARTEGIIPAPESNHAIAAVVDEARRAKAEGKEKVILFNLSGHGMVDLASYDAYFEGNLLPYELPEEEIERALKAIEGFPKP; this is translated from the coding sequence ATGGAACAGACGAAGATCCTTCTTGAAGACCGGGAGATCCCCAGGCAGTGGTACAATATTCTGGCGGACGTGCCCACTCCCATGAGCCCGCCTCTTCACCCCGGAACAGGAGAGCCCGTCAAGGCCGAGGACCTCGCTCCCATCTTCCCGATGAACCTGATCGAGCAGGAAGTGACCACCGAGCGGTGGATCGATATCCCCGAGCCGGTGCTGGAGAAACTGATCCTCTATCGCCCCAGTCCCCTGTGCCGAGCCAGGAACTTCGAAAAGCTTCTCGGTGCCCCGGTTAAGATCTATTACAAATACGAGGGAGTCAGCCCTGCGGGTTCTCACAAGCCCAACACGGCTATTCCACAAGCCTATTACAATAAGGTTTTTGGGATCAAAAGGCTCTCGACGGAAACGGGGGCCGGCCAGTGGGGAAGCGCGCTCAGCATGGCCTGTGCGATGTTCGGGCTGGAATGCCGGGTTTTCATGGTTCGGGTCAGTTATGAACAGAAGCCCTACCGGAGAATGATGATGCGGACCTGGGGGGCAGACTGTTTTCCCAGTCCCAGCACCCTGACCCAGGCGGGCCGGAACGTCCTGGCGGAGCATCCCGACTCCCCGGGCAGCCTGGGAATCGCCATCAGCGAAGCCATTGAAGATGCCGTCACGAAGCCCGATTCCAGGTACTCCCTCGGGAGCGTGCTGAACCATGTCCTTCTCCACCAGTCGATCATCGGGCTGGAGGCAAAAAAACAGATGGATAAGGCTGGTGCATATCCCGACGTGGTCATCGGTTGCGCCGGCGGCGGCAGCAACTTTGCCGGGATCGCCACGCCGTTTCTGCAGGACAAGATTCATGGAAAACAGGTGCAGGTCATTGCCTCCGAGCCGACGTCCTGCCCGACGCTCACAAGGGGGCCATTTGCCTATGATTTCGGCGATCTGGCAAAGATGACCCCACTCCTTCCCATGTATACGCTGGGGCATGACTTCGTGCCGGCACCAATCCATGCTGGCGGCCTCCGCTATCACGGCATGGCACCGGTCGTCAGCCACCTGGTCCGGCTCGGCCTGGTCGAGCCCCGGGGATATCACCAGCTGGAAACATTTGAGGCGGGTGTTCAGTTTGCCCGGACCGAGGGCATCATCCCGGCACCTGAGTCCAATCATGCCATTGCCGCGGTGGTGGACGAGGCGCGCCGGGCCAAGGCCGAGGGGAAGGAAAAGGTGATCCTCTTCAACCTGAGTGGCCATGGAATGGTGGATCTTGCCTCCTATGATGCCTACTTCGAAGGGAACCTGTTACCCTACGAACTGCCTGAAGAGGAGATCGAGCGTGCCCTGAAGGCGATCGAGGGTTTTCCCAAACCCTGA
- a CDS encoding replication-associated recombination protein A: MDLFERDEPGAAGRPLAERMRPRTLEDYSGQEHIVGPDTLLRRAIGQDRLFSMILWGPPGSGKTTLARILAGETKSHFISFSAVLSGVKEIRAVIEEARRMRQLGRQTILFVDEIHRFNKAQQDAFLPHVESGLITLVGATTENPSFEIIAPLLSRCRVLVLKPLSEQSLVRLLRRAIEDADQGLGKMNLRIEDSALEVLARFADGDARAALNGLEAVAAFLSSGEGDGEAVTPERIGQILQRKSLLYDKEGEEHYNLISALHKSLRDSDPDASLYWLARMLAAGEDPLYVARRMIRFASEDVGNADPRALSLAIDALQAYHFLGSPEGELALAQAALYLATAPKSNAAYIAFGRVQGEIRRTGSLPVPLHIRNAPTRLMKELGYGDGYRYAHDYEDAMVFQEHLPEELRGKRFYDPTDRGYEKMIGERLAWWRKRMQDSKGRHKKEEEA, translated from the coding sequence ATGGACCTTTTCGAGAGGGATGAACCCGGAGCAGCCGGCCGCCCCTTGGCGGAGCGGATGAGGCCGCGCACCCTGGAGGATTACTCCGGCCAGGAGCATATTGTGGGGCCGGATACGCTTCTGAGGCGGGCCATCGGCCAGGATCGCCTGTTTTCCATGATCCTCTGGGGTCCTCCCGGCTCCGGAAAGACCACCCTCGCCCGGATTCTCGCCGGCGAGACGAAATCTCATTTCATCAGTTTCTCCGCCGTGCTGTCGGGGGTGAAGGAAATCCGGGCCGTCATTGAAGAGGCGCGCCGGATGAGGCAGCTCGGACGCCAGACCATCCTTTTCGTCGATGAAATCCATCGGTTCAACAAGGCCCAGCAGGATGCGTTTCTCCCCCATGTGGAGAGCGGCCTGATCACCCTGGTAGGGGCGACGACGGAAAACCCGTCTTTCGAGATCATCGCCCCTCTCCTGTCGCGCTGCCGGGTCCTGGTTCTGAAACCCCTCTCGGAGCAAAGCCTGGTGCGTCTTCTCCGGCGAGCCATCGAAGACGCGGACCAGGGACTCGGGAAGATGAACCTCCGGATCGAAGACAGCGCCCTGGAGGTCCTTGCCCGCTTTGCTGACGGGGACGCCCGGGCGGCCCTGAACGGACTGGAGGCGGTGGCGGCGTTTCTTTCTTCCGGGGAAGGTGACGGAGAAGCGGTGACACCGGAGCGGATCGGACAGATTCTCCAGAGAAAGTCGCTCCTGTATGACAAGGAAGGGGAGGAACACTACAATCTCATCTCGGCGCTGCACAAAAGCCTCAGGGACAGCGACCCCGATGCCTCTCTTTACTGGCTGGCCCGGATGCTGGCGGCCGGGGAGGACCCTCTTTACGTGGCCCGGCGGATGATCCGTTTTGCCTCGGAGGACGTCGGCAATGCCGACCCCCGGGCATTATCCCTGGCGATCGACGCCCTGCAGGCGTACCATTTCCTGGGTTCTCCGGAGGGGGAGCTTGCACTGGCCCAGGCGGCCCTCTATCTGGCCACGGCCCCCAAGAGCAATGCCGCCTACATTGCCTTCGGCAGAGTCCAGGGAGAGATCCGCAGGACGGGAAGCCTGCCGGTCCCCCTGCATATTCGAAACGCTCCCACCCGGCTCATGAAGGAGCTTGGTTACGGCGATGGGTACCGCTATGCCCATGATTACGAGGACGCCATGGTGTTTCAGGAACATCTGCCGGAAGAGCTGCGGGGGAAGCGCTTTTACGACCCGACGGACCGGGGATACGAAAAGATGATCGGAGAAAGACTGGCCTGGTGGCGGAAACGGATGCAGGATTCGAAGGGCAGGCACAAAAAGGAAGAGGAGGCCTGA